Genomic DNA from Spiroplasma alleghenense:
CCTGATAGTGTGGTGAGACATATTGAATTTTTTTCCTGCCACAACATTTCCCTCAGTTCTTGCATAATCCATTATTTCTTTTTTTAATTCATTAGTATAGCTGTTAAATTTTTGTCCTTTAGTTGCCATAAAAAAATGAACCTCCTAAATGTATTATAAGGGGTTTCCCAGATATTACAATGGCGGGTTCATTCTACTAGAAGTTGCTTTTTCTGCTCTAGTTTAGCTAATTTAATAACCAATATCTCATAGACTTTATTATCGGTTAAGTTGGCTTTTTCTAATTTCAAAATTGTTTCAAAATTATTTTTTAATTCCACATTTTGATTTTCTGTGATAATATTTTTTAGCACAATTGTGTTCATTTTTTTCAAGCCAGTTATTTCACTAGGACGTTCTTTGTAAAAACAAATTGTTAAAAGCAAAGCTGATCCTAAAGCAATTCCCGCAGCACTTAATCCCATGGCAGTATTTAATGGAGTTCCAAATCCCAGGTAACTTAGAATTCCCGTTCCAGTTCTAGTTATTTGTTCAGCTCCAACAATTCCAGCAAACATTCCCCCAATAAAGGCTCCTAGACATCCATATAAGAATGGTCATAGTTTTGGTAAGTTTACCCCAAAGATGGCAGGTTCAGTTATTCCAAAGATAGCTCCAGGAATTGAACCGTATGCTGTTTGTTTGGTTTTTTGATTACTAGTTCTTAAAGCCACAGCCAGCACAGCCCCAATTTGAGCAAACACAGCAATGTTAACAGCCACATACATAGCTGAAGGTTGAGCTGGAATTTGAGTCATTGGTAAACTAACTGCTTGAACTACCGCCACATGAGTTCCAGTTAATACTAATGGTTGTCATAACAAAGCAAAGATTCCTACCCCAATTCCTATTGGCAATTTTCCTAAGATTAAGACAAATTGTGACAATAGTTGTTCGACTATTTTTAATACCGGACCAACTGTAAACAATGTGACAATAACAGTTACCAACATTACTAACCCAGGTCTAAAGACAATATCTACTGCTGTGGGCATTCATTTTTGGACTCACTTATCAAGATAGTAAACCACAAATCCAGCGGCCACCATTGGTAGAACAGTTCCTTCATAACTTTGGATCCCTACTGGATTACCAAAAAGATTAAATAATACCCAACTAGTTCCAAATAAATGGCGACTAGTTAATACCATTCCTACAAAAATTCCCATAATGGGATTTCCTCCTAGATATTTAACAGTGTTATAAATAAAGATTAAACCAATTAATTCTAGTCCAACTTTACCTGCAACATAGAATATTGCCGATCACAAATTTAAGTCTGCAACAGTCTCACCAAGTCCTGGAGCTTGTAAAACTCCAAAGGCCACCAGCATTGCTTGAATTCCCCCAAGAATCCCAGTTCCTAAAAGGACCGGAATAGCTGGAGTCACAATTCCTGCAACTGCGGGCATAATTTTTTTACGAAATGGGGTTTTAGTTTTAACTACTTTATCATTGCTTGTAGTTTTGTTTTCTAAGATGTTAATTACTTCATCTTTAATTTTATAAACTTCTCCCCCAATAATAACTTGGAGTTCATCTCCGTTTTGATTCAGACCTTTAACCACTTCAATTTTTTTCAATTCATCGCAGTTAACTAATTTTTGATCAATTATTTTAATTCTCAATCGGGTCATACAGTTATAAACCGAATTTTGATTGCCTTTACCCCCAATGGCTGCCAAGATTTGTTCGGCAACTTTTTGATACTTGCCTTTACTTCTAACAATTTCAATAATTTCTTGTTGGTTGATTTTTTCCTCGTATGTTCAAACCCCAATTTTATCTCCTTGTTTCACTTTACCATTTAGTTTCAGTGCTTTAAAAACTCAGTTTTTAGTTGAATTCACATCCATTACAATTGGAGTTGCAAGTGAACATTTATTATTTTTAATTAAGTCAAAATCAACCTCTACAATTGGTGATTTTCAAGTTACGTTATCATTGACTTGGGCCAGTAATTTATACGGAGCTCCGTTTAAGCCAACGGTTTCTAAACCAATGTGCATTAACAATTGCAGCCCATCTTCTTGTTCAAAATAGTAAGCATGTTTGGTGTCCGCTATCAAAGCAATCTTGGCTTGACCAATTGGGGCGTGGAAAATATTTGAACTTGGTTCAATAAAAATTCCTTCACCCAAAGCTTTAGAAGCAAATGCTTCATCTTGGATAAAAGTTATATCTTTGATGACTCCATCACAGGGAGCATAAAGGTAAACTTCTTTTTTCATAAATACCTCCTTTAAATAGAAAAAATTCTATAACTTAATTATAGAATTTAAAATATTTATTGAAAGAATTTTGAAATTGTTCTAATTTTCAAAAGTACTTTATAAAAGGCTTATTAAGTGGGTTAATGTATAGTTCATTTGACCATTTCTGATTAAAGCCCGAGTTTTTTTATTACTAATTACGGTTTTATTTAAAAATAAGACTGTATTATCCTGATTAGGTATTAGTTTAGAAGTTTGAGAACTACTCCCAATAACATCATAGTTAATATTATTTAAGTCTAAAGTTTTCAAGTTTTCAAATAGTTCGCCATTATCTAAACCAACAAGTAAAACTAGAACTTCATCTTGATTGGTAATCTTATTAATGAAATTACGATCTGTTTTACGGTTGGCTGAAAAATAAACTTGTTTATCTTCTCATAAAGCATTAGCAACCAATTGACCATGATGCATTACTTCATAACTTGATAGAATAAATAATTTATCCTTGGATTTAATGTTACAAGCAATCTTTTGGATTTTATCAAATTGAGCATCAATCTCATCAATAAAAGTATTATGATCGAATTTAGAAACTACTTCATTTTTATTGCTTTCGTTATTAGTGAAATAGTTATAGTATTCTGATTCAACCATTAATCTAATATAAACTTCTCGATAGCCTTCATAACCAATTCGTTTTGAAAAAGCAGTTAAACTTGATTCTGACACAAATGCTTTTGCAGCCAGTTCTTTACTTCTTAAAAAGATGTTTTGGTCAGCGTTTCTAATGATGATTTCTGCTAAATTAGCATCAACTTTATTAACTTTTGATGCTGCCACATTTTTTAAGACTTCTCTAATTGATTGGAACATATAATCACCTCTTTTGTATTTTACTATAAAGATTTTTTATAGCACAAAATTTGGTTAATAATTTAAATTTTGCTTTTTAAAACTTTTTCTTTAAATCAAGGTTCTATTTTTTCAAAAACTTTTATTGCTGATTTGTTCATAAACCTAAATCACTCAAAAATTTCACTTTTATTTACAAAAACAATAAGTTTATTTCACTGCTTGTGTTCACAAGGTTCTTCAATTCAAATAATTATTTTAATGCAAGGACCCTGCGCATCTTGATATCAGTCATGAATTGAAACATTTAGAACCGCAGTACTGAATTCTTTATATTTTTTCCTAAAAATTCTTTCATTTTTAATTTCCAACCTATCTTTCTCTTCAGAATATTCTCAATAATCATATTTGCTAATATACTTATTTTTAATACCAATATCTATCCAACCAACTATTCGTTTGTATTCTAATTTTTTTTTATTAAGATGAGTAAATAAATGTGTATACATATTTCTTAAGGTATCAAAAAAGCCAATTTCATTATCATCGATATCGGGAATTTCACAGTTTTTAACACCTTTGATGCTTCTATACAAATCTATCAGTGTGTAGAATTTGCTAAAAATATCAACAATGTCCGAATCTGTTCTGTAATGGTCTTTTGAATAATATTCATTTTCAGCTATTTTTCTAATGAATTTCATTTCATCAATTATTAAAGATAGAAATCTGTCCAATATACCCTTAAATAATTTTTTGATTTTTAAATTTTGCTTAAGCTTATTCACTGTGTATATTATATTATCTTTTATTTCTATATAACTAGGCTCTCCGGCAGCCAAGCTTTCTATGTCTTTTTCAATTTCTTCAATAATATTATTTTTTGTGCTGATCATTTAATTTTTCCTATTTATTTTCTAATAGTTATATTTTACATTTTTATAAAAGCAAATCAAAATATGTTCCTTAAAGCTCGATTTAATTATTAAATAGATTTTATTAAAAACAGTTTTGATTTTTAAATTTTAAATTAATATTACCTTCTTCAATTTGTAATTATTTTACTCTCCCATTGATATTTAGTATAATTAATATAGAAAATAACAAGGAGTTAATCATGAGAAAAATCTTAAATACCCTAGCAATCCTTTTACCAACCCTGATGACAAGTGCTAGTGTTGTGTCTTGTATAGATACTAGAACTGATATTAATAAAAATGTGGAAGTTCGCGATCTAGGATATTTAGAAAATCTTAAAAACGAAACGGTGCTTAATGCCTTTAGAGAAAAAAATCCTAAGGCGAAACATGATTTACTATATTTTGACGGAGACTCTAACAAAGGAGTAATTAGTTCGGTTGCTGTAAAATTTTATAAAGGAGAAATTAACGTCACTTATAAAACTAAAATTAGTTTTATGGAAATAGATAGTAACGATGACGAATACTTTTGTGAAATTAATAGTTATGAGGATGAATGTGTTGTTGATACCAAACTATTAGTTAGTAAGGAAGAAATTAGCGATGAGGATAAAACTAATTTTGGAATACAAACTATGGAGGAGTTATCATTAAGAAGCGAACTAATAGATGACAGAAATATAAAAATGCACTTTTATATTGATGAAAATAAACCCTTTAGAAATCAACACAGAAATCGAGTTTTAATAAGATGATATGATGCCTTTGTTTGATGATGTCAAATCTATGTTGATATTAAATAAAAAATATTAGAAATACCAAGGAGTTAATTATGAAAAAATCTTAAATACCCTAGCAATAGTAATACCAACTTTAATGACAAGTGCTAATGCTGTGTCTTGTGCTGATACTCGAATTGATATTAATAGAAATGTTGAAATTCGAGATTTAGGATATTTAGAAAATCTTGAAGAGCAAACCATTTTAAATGCCTTTAGAGAGAAAAATCCCAAGGCCAAACATGATTCTCTATATTTTTATGGGGATACTAATAAAGGAACTATTAGATCAGTCGCTGCTATATTTTATAAGGGAGAAATTAGAATTACTTATACTTCTAAAATTAGTTTTATAAAAATGGATAACGATGATGAATGTTTTTGTGAAATTAATAAATTTGAAGAGGAATGCGTTAGTGAAGCAAAACTTTTAGTTGATAAAGGAGAAATTAGCCAAAAGGAGAAAAATAATTTTAGTATTTGAGGCATGGATGAATTGTCATTAAGATATGAGCTAATAGATAACAAAGATTTGAAAATGTACTTTTATGTTGATAAAAATAAACCTTTTATAAATCAAGGCAAAAAACAAGTTGTTATCAAGTGATATGATGCTTATGCTTGAGAATGTGACATTTATGTTGATATAAAATAGAAAATAGCGCTAAAGTAATTTCGCGCTATTTTATTTTTTAATCTAAATCAAATACAATATTACATCGAATTAGTGTTGCGATATGTCATTTAATACGAAAGTAGTAATTATATTCGGGTTTTACCTCATAGTCTTCTTTTAAAATCGCTTTAATATTATAAGCATCTCCTTTTTCATTGATATTCTGAGATAAATCGAAATTATCATATAGACTTTCTGATATTTCTATCGCTTTGTCTTTTTCTGGATCATAGGTTGAATCTAGAATTGAAATATCTAGTTCACAGGTTTTATTAGTTTTTGAAACTATACAATCAATTTCATTGGACTCACCCTTTGTCTTATAAGCAAGTTTTGAATTAAAAGAAATTTCTACAAACCCTTTATACCTGTTTAGGTAAGCTGGATGAAGTCCAACTTTGGCTTCATAGCTTTTAATATTACCACTAAATTGGAAGGCTTCTTCCATTCCCTCTGCTTTGGGATTATTATTTACTAGACTTTTTATTATTTCTTCTGAACTCAAGTTTTCAACAAAACCCAATTCAGTCACTTCAATTAATTCGTTAATATCTATCCTTTCATCAACACAAGATACTACTTGATTTGATAAAAATATTGCCGGACTAATTACGGCTAGTGTTTTTAAAATTTTTCTCATTTTTTATTCCTTTAATAAGGATCAACATTTTTGAAAGTTAAACCTTTTTTTTCTAATTCTGTTCAAGTATACATCTTACCATCATATTGAAATCTTGGCTTTGGAGCTAACGCTTTTTTAGATTTGGGGTAAAAAGCATTTCAGAATCCTAATGAAAAATAGGATCAAACATCGCTTTTCTTAATAATCACAGCCGAGTATCGTTCTCACGAGTTACCCGGTCATCCTCAATGAACTAAATAACTTTTGGTTTTTTTATCGTAGCCGTAAATCACAACATTGTGAGCAACGCCTTTGGCTGCAAACGAGAGCATGACAGGTACATTATTTTGCATCATTTTAGTTTCTGGTTTAGACGAGTGCATAGTAGAGGTACAAGATTTAATGTGAATTCTCTTTTTTATTTCTTTGCTTTTAATAAATTCTCTTAAGGTATCGTCAACACCACCACCAAATTTAATATTAATTTTTTTTCCATTTAAAATAAATAATTTTGCTACCAATGATTCCTCCTTTTTGTCATATTCTGCATTTTCATGATATGGCATATTAATAAATTTTCCTATTTTTTTCTGCAAATCAAAATAATGATCTCATTCGCCTTCGGTAAAATAACCCGAATTGCAAAATAATTCTTGGTAAGTCATTAAAGTGGAAAGCGAAATATATTCACATAATCCTATTCCGCTTACCCCTTTTAGACCTTCTGCATCAATGTAGCCAATTGCGTTATAAGAATGAAGTTTGGTTAATCATTCATAATTAGGTACAAGGTATGAAAATTTTTTAATCTCTTCATCAGTAGCGAAGCGACCTAGCTCTAGGTCCCCTCCTTGATTCTTATTAAAGTTTATTTTATTACTAAATTTATTTTTCATAAAAAACTCCTTTTTATTTTTAAGTTAATACCAAGAAAAAACATTAATTTCTCTTAATAATATTATAAACCTTATATAAGGTAAATGAAATGAAAACTTTTTGGTAATAAAAAGGGTTTTGTAGAAATTGAGTTGTTATCAAGTGATATGATGCTCATGCTTGGGAATGTGACATTTATGTTGATATAAAATAGAAAATAGCGCGAAAGTAATTTCGCGCTATTTTATTTTTTAATCTAAATCAAATACAATATTACATGCCACTAAAGAAGCATCATGTCAATGAACATATAAGTTATAATTATAACTTGGATTTATTTCATGACCTTCTTTTAAAGTCGCTTTAATATTATAAGCATCCTTATTATCATTCAAGGTTTTAGTGACTATGAAATCATCATTTAGATCTTCTCTTAATTTTATAGGTTCATCTTTTACTTCATCATAGGTAGGATCAAGAATTGAGATATCTAATTCACAACTAGTATTAGTTTTTGAAATCACACACTCAGTTTTAAATGAGTCATCTTTTGTTTTATAAGCAAGTTTTGAATTATAACCAATCTTTGCATAACCTTTATAGATTTTGCTATATGCTGGATGGGTTCCAACTTTTGCATCATAACTTTTAGTATTATCTCTGAAATCTAAGATATCTTCCATCCCTTCGGTTTTAGGATTATGTTCAATTATGCTTTTTTTAATTTCATCATAACTCAAGTGTTCGATAAAACCTAGTTCTGTGGTTTCGATTAATTCGTTAATATCAATTCTCTCGTCAACACAAGATACTACTTGATTTGATAAAAATATTGCCGGACTGATTACCGCAAGTGTTTTTATAATTTTTTTCATTTTTTGTTCCTCTTAATAAGGGTCAACATTTTTAAAAGTTAAACCTTTTTAGTTTTAAGTTAATACCGAGAAACTAAGTATTAATTTCTCTTAATAATATTATAAACCTTATATAAGATAATCAAATCGCTATTTTACAATGATGTTGCATTCAACAAATGTCGCATAGTATCAATGAACTCTAAAAGAATAATCGAAATTTAGATTTAGTTCAGCTTCTTTAACTTTAGAAACATAAACCCTGTAAACACCGTCTTCCTTAATTAACTCTTTGCTGGTTTGAATAAAATCCTCATTGTAATTATCAACATTAATATCTTTATCTTTTTGTAAATCATAACTGGAATCTAGAATTGAAATATCTATTTCACAACTGCTACTTTCATTTGAAATTACACAATCAAATTGATTTGAATCATCTTTTGTTTTATATCCTAGTTTTGAATTATAAGAAATATCTACAAATCCTTTATATTTATTGTGATAAGCGGGATGCACTCCCATTTTAGCACTATAACTTGTAAAGTCACCTTCTAACATAAAAATATTGCCCAGACCATGGGTTTTAGGATTTTTTAGAATTAGGGTTTGATTTATTGTATCCAAACTTAAGTTTTCAATATAACCCAAGTCTGTCACTTCAACTAGTTCATTAATATCAATTCGATTATCAACACAAGATACTACTTGATTTGATAGAAATACCACAGGACTAATTACTGCCAGTATTTTTAAAATTTTTTTCATTTTTTTGTTCCTTTAATAAGGTTCAACATCTTTGAAAGTTAAACCTTTTTTCTCCAATTCGTTTCACGTATACATTTTTCCATCGAATTCAAATCTTGGTTTTGGAGATTTAGCTTTTTTTGATTTAGTATAAAAAGCATTTCAAAATCCCAATGATAAGTATTGTCAGACAAGAAGTTTTGGAATAATAACAGCAGAAAACCTTTCGCCATTTTCGGTAGGTCATCCTCAGTGTACTAGATAACTTTTAGTTTTTTTATTATATCCATAAATTACAACATTATGCGCAATTCCAGGCAGGGCAAAAGATAACATAACTGGAACGTTGTTTTTTATCATTTTAGTCTCTGGCTGAGACGTGTGCATAGTTGATCAGCATGATTTAATGTGAATTCTATCTTTAATTTCTTTACCTTCAAGAAACTCCCTTAAAGTGTGATCTACTCCGCCCCCAAATTTAATATCAATTTTTTTATCGTTAAGATTTCATAACTTTGTCACCAAAGAGTTTTCTTTGGAACTTCAATTATGATATCTGTGATACGGCATGTTTATAAATTTACCGATCTTTGTCTGAAGTGCAAAATAGTCTTTTCATTCAGAATCGGTAAAGTAGCCAGAATTACAAAATAATTCTTGATAAGTCATTAGTGTTGCAAGCGAAATATACTCGCACAATCCGGTACTATTTCCGCTGCTATCTTTCATTCCTGCAGCGTTAGTGAACCCTAAGGCTTCATATGATTGTAGTTTAACTAACCATTCATAATTTGGAACCAGATAGGAAAACTTTTTAATTTCTTCATCTGTTGCGAAGCGACCTATCTTCAGAGATCCTCCCTCATTTTTGTTAAAGTCAATTTTATTACTAAATTTATTTTTCATAAAAAACTCCTTTATTTTTAATTATTTTAATCAATACCGAGAAACTAAGTATTAATTTCTCTTAATAATATTATAAACCTTATATAAGGTAAATGAAATAACAACTTTTTGATGATAAAAAAACTCATTCTATTAAAGATAGAATGAGTTTAGTTTGATAGTCTTCGATAATTAATTTCCCAGATTATTCACTTCTTTAGTTTTATGAATTTGTTTTTCTTTACGCTTCTTTACCCCATTATAAATAATGTAGCCCAAAATAATCGCACTTGAAGTAAAGGCTAAAATATTGGCAATATAAATTTGGGGTGAGTTTTTTAAAAAACCGTAGACAGTTCATAAAATATAATTGGTTACTGCAAAGATAAACATCACCAAAGAAACTGATTCGGTCTTTTTGGTTTTAATAACTTTTAAAACTTGGGGTACCAGCATAAGTGAACTGGTAGTAAAAGCTAGTCACCCAATTATTTCTTTTGCAAGATTCATTTGACCCCTCTTTTCTAATTAAAGATTTTAATAAAATCTAAATTTTGTTCAAGCATTTATATAATCTAGAATTACCATTTGATCACCTAGATTTTCAATGAAGTTAAACTTATTTTCTTTATCAAGATAATTATCTTTTAAAATAATTTGTAACTCCCCTTTATAATGCTTGGCATTATCGTTTAAAACCACAATATCTCCCATCATAAATTTTGATTTTAGTTTATCTGGTTTAATCAATTCATTTTTATACTTGGGACGAGTCATGGTTGAGCGAATCACAAATTCACTAATATCACCACGACGGAAATGTAAATTATCAAAAATAATTTTTTGCTCAATTGGTAATAATTTATTTTTATCAAGATTAATTTTAATCGTGATAAATTCTCTTTGTAAATTACTTAAAAGTTGTAACTCTTCATCGCTGGCAAAAGCATTACCAATCACAACCCAATCAATTAAATTAGTTGCAAATAAATGTTTGGCTTGGATATCAATTTCTAAATGACGATGAGATTCTAAAGTTACCAACTTACTTGCTCCTGGGACTGGTCCTTGAGTGCCGTTTTTACCACCAACAAATCCCATAGTAGTTAAGTTATGTTTTTTGAAACGAGTAGTTGACTGGTTAAAGAATTCTAATGGTAATCCACTATCCTCTAAAGGATAAAAATTATGTGACCCTGAAACTTTATTGACAATTGGTTGGTAATCTAAAATATTATCAATAAAGCTATCGTTGTTTGAAATATTGACTTGAACATCAATGCCAAAATCATTATAAGTTGACATCGCAACTTGGGCGGGCAATAGTGGAGCATCTAGTCGCAAACAACTAACTCCAAGCTCGCTAAATGGTTTGAGATTATTAATGTCACATTCCATAATTTCAAAAGCACTATCAGCTACATCTAAAATAATATAGTAATTTAATTTCTTAGCTTCTTTAATTACCGCATAATAATCATTCCTATGTTTGGCAAAACTAGTTTTATCAAATTGCAGTATTGATAAAAATAAAATATTAAAACCTAATTTTGAAGCTTTATTTAAA
This window encodes:
- a CDS encoding glucose PTS transporter subunit IIA, whose translation is MKKEVYLYAPCDGVIKDITFIQDEAFASKALGEGIFIEPSSNIFHAPIGQAKIALIADTKHAYYFEQEDGLQLLMHIGLETVGLNGAPYKLLAQVNDNVTWKSPIVEVDFDLIKNNKCSLATPIVMDVNSTKNWVFKALKLNGKVKQGDKIGVWTYEEKINQQEIIEIVRSKGKYQKVAEQILAAIGGKGNQNSVYNCMTRLRIKIIDQKLVNCDELKKIEVVKGLNQNGDELQVIIGGEVYKIKDEVINILENKTTSNDKVVKTKTPFRKKIMPAVAGIVTPAIPVLLGTGILGGIQAMLVAFGVLQAPGLGETVADLNLWSAIFYVAGKVGLELIGLIFIYNTVKYLGGNPIMGIFVGMVLTSRHLFGTSWVLFNLFGNPVGIQSYEGTVLPMVAAGFVVYYLDKWVQKWMPTAVDIVFRPGLVMLVTVIVTLFTVGPVLKIVEQLLSQFVLILGKLPIGIGVGIFALLWQPLVLTGTHVAVVQAVSLPMTQIPAQPSAMYVAVNIAVFAQIGAVLAVALRTSNQKTKQTAYGSIPGAIFGITEPAIFGVNLPKLWPFLYGCLGAFIGGMFAGIVGAEQITRTGTGILSYLGFGTPLNTAMGLSAAGIALGSALLLTICFYKERPSEITGLKKMNTIVLKNIITENQNVELKNNFETILKLEKANLTDNKVYEILVIKLAKLEQKKQLLVEWTRHCNIWETPYNTFRRFIFLWQLKDKNLTAILMN
- a CDS encoding putative cysteine peptidase; this encodes MKNKFSNKINFNKNQGGDLELGRFATDEEIKKFSYLVPNYEWLTKLHSYNAIGYIDAEGLKGVSGIGLCEYISLSTLMTYQELFCNSGYFTEGEWDHYFDLQKKIGKFINMPYHENAEYDKKEESLVAKLFILNGKKINIKFGGGVDDTLREFIKSKEIKKRIHIKSCTSTMHSSKPETKMMQNNVPVMLSFAAKGVAHNVVIYGYDKKTKSYLVHWGWPGNSWERYSAVIIKKSDVWSYFSLGFWNAFYPKSKKALAPKPRFQYDGKMYTWTELEKKGLTFKNVDPY
- a CDS encoding SemiSWEET family sugar transporter, encoding MNLAKEIIGWLAFTTSSLMLVPQVLKVIKTKKTESVSLVMFIFAVTNYILWTVYGFLKNSPQIYIANILAFTSSAIILGYIIYNGVKKRKEKQIHKTKEVNNLGN
- a CDS encoding putative cysteine peptidase, which encodes MKNKFSNKIDFNKNEGGSLKIGRFATDEEIKKFSYLVPNYEWLVKLQSYEALGFTNAAGMKDSSGNSTGLCEYISLATLMTYQELFCNSGYFTDSEWKDYFALQTKIGKFINMPYHRYHNWSSKENSLVTKLWNLNDKKIDIKFGGGVDHTLREFLEGKEIKDRIHIKSCWSTMHTSQPETKMIKNNVPVMLSFALPGIAHNVVIYGYNKKTKSYLVHWGWPTENGERFSAVIIPKLLVWQYLSLGFWNAFYTKSKKAKSPKPRFEFDGKMYTWNELEKKGLTFKDVEPY
- a CDS encoding MupG family TIM beta-alpha barrel fold protein, translating into MRRIGISLYPEQSQLQDNITYLNKASKLGFNILFLSILQFDKTSFAKHRNDYYAVIKEAKKLNYYIILDVADSAFEIMECDINNLKPFSELGVSCLRLDAPLLPAQVAMSTYNDFGIDVQVNISNNDSFIDNILDYQPIVNKVSGSHNFYPLEDSGLPLEFFNQSTTRFKKHNLTTMGFVGGKNGTQGPVPGASKLVTLESHRHLEIDIQAKHLFATNLIDWVVIGNAFASDEELQLLSNLQREFITIKINLDKNKLLPIEQKIIFDNLHFRRGDISEFVIRSTMTRPKYKNELIKPDKLKSKFMMGDIVVLNDNAKHYKGELQIILKDNYLDKENKFNFIENLGDQMVILDYINAWTKFRFY